The sequence CAAGCCGAACTGGAACCTGCTCGACTACAAGAAGCCGATCCTGGTCGGGCCGGCGACGATGCAGGACTACTTCTTCGAGTTCAAGCGTTCGCAGATCGAGGGCATGAACAAGGCGCTGCCGATAGTCCAGGAAGTACAGGCCGAGTTCAGGCAGAAGTTCGGGCGGGGCTACGGCGTGGTTGAGGAGTACCGTACCGATGACGCCGATGCGGTCGTGCTCCTGATGGGTTCGGCCTGCGGTACGATGCGCGAGGCCGTGGACACGATGCGCAACCAGGGGAAGAAGGTCGGGATGGTCAAGCTGCGCCTGTTCCGACCCCTGCCGCACCAGGTGTTGAGGGAGACGCTGGCGAAGTTCAAGACGGTCGCGATCATGGACCGTGCCGATACGGTCAACTCATGGGGCGGCGCGCTCTTCACCGAGATAGGCTCGGCGCTCTATGACCTGCCGCAGCGGCCCAAGCTGCTCTCGTACGTCTACGGACTCGGCGGCAAGGAGTTCTCGCTTGGCGATGCCGCGACGGTGCTCGAGCAGGCGCACGCAGGCAAGAAGGAAGACCTCGTGACCTACATCGGAGTGAGGTAGACATGGCGATCCCAATGACGAATGACGATTGTCGAATGACGAATTGCGGAGTCGGAACGGCGGACCTCACGAACCGGAGAGGGGAGTAGGAGATGGCAAGACTCAAGGACCTTTGTCAGAATCCCGAGCTCTTTTCGAGCGGTCACCGCGCCTGCGCCGGATGCGGCGAGGCCCTGGCAGTGCGCCAGATACTCCTGGCCGCGCCCCAGCCGGTGGTAGGCATCATGCCGACCGGCTGTACCGAGATCTTCTCGTCCATCTACCCGCATGCCGCGTGGCAAATACCGATGATCCACACCGCGTTTGAGACGGCGGCTTCCACCGCGTCCGGCGTCGTTGCTGCCTACAACTTCCACAAGAAGATGGGCAACATCAAGGAGGACGTGAAGTTCATCGCCTTCGGAGGGGACGGCGGTACCTATGACATCGGGTTCCAGGCGATTTCCGGTGCCTTCGAACGCCGGCACAAGTTCCTCTACGTCTGTACCGACAACGAAGGCTACATGAACACCGGGATCCAGCGCAGCTCGGCTACGCCGTACGGTGCGCACACGACTACGTCGCCGGCCGGTGCGGTGATACCAGGTAAGACGATGCCGCGCAAGGATATCATGGAGATCATGATTGCCCATAACGCGGCGTACGCAGCGCAGACCACCATCGCGCATTGGAACGATCTCGTCACCAAGGTCGGCAAGGCGCTGGCCGCGGACGGGCCCTCGTTCCTCAATGTGCTGGTACCGTGCCCGCTGGGCTGGCAGCACGCCGGCAACCTGACGGTCGAGATGGCAAGGCTTGCGGCCGACACCGGTTTCTGGCCGATTTACGAGTGGGAGAATGGTAGGTACAAGATCAACTACCAGCCCAAGGAGAAGAAACCGGTCGAGGAGTTCATGAAGCCGCAAGGCCGGTTCAGCCACCTCTTCAAAGATGAGGCGGGCAAGGCGGTCATCGCCGAGGCGCAACGTCAGATTGACGCGCAGTGGGCGTTGCTTCGCAAGCGGCAGGAGGCGTTCGGGGCGTCCTGAAGTAGCAGGCCCAGGTTTCGAGCAAACGGGCCGGCTGATGCCGGCCCGTGGCTTCTGAACTGGGTCGCTGCCGCGGGATTGGTACGGAGGCTGACGCGGACAGGATGGCAGTCCTGTCCACGTTCCTTCCGTTTCTGCCTGGCCGCTGACACCGGGGCATGCGGCCGCCGGCAGGCAGCGCCTGGTCTGGTGGATGGACGTGAACCGGGCGACAGGCGCCGGAAGCGGGGATAACCAAGGTCGGCCCGATGTCGCCTGCAATTTGCCCAAGGTCTAACTCAGAGCAGACACCAAGGCTCCAGCTGTTCCATGCCCGGCGGCCACAAATCGTGCTTGACACAGGTGGCCTGTTCGGCTAATATCACTTCGTGAGTCCGGAGACTCCGGCGGGATCTGCTGCGCAGATAGGGCAATCCGGGGCTGCCTTCTGTTTCCGTGTAAGACAGGAGAGATCCGGCTGGAGCCTCCTGCAGCCAAGACCTCTGAAGACAACCGTCGATCTGGCCGCACTTGTGTGCAGTGCGCCCGAGTTCCTGAGCATGGAGAGCGGCGAATCCTCCTGCCAGGCAGCGGTTGTGCTCTCCGAGCGGGGCGACACGCGGGTGGTGGCTGCGGTTGACGACGTCGGTGCAATCACGCTGATCGGTTGTCCGGCCCAGTTGACGCGCGATGCGTTGACCACTGTATGCCAGGAGGTGC is a genomic window of candidate division WOR-3 bacterium containing:
- the porA gene encoding pyruvate ferredoxin oxidoreductase, with product MILAKTGNEALAYAMRQINPDVVAAYPITPSTEIVQIFAQYVSDGKVNSEFVAVESEHSAMAACIGAAASGCRTMTATASQGLMLMHEMLFIAGGLRLPIVMPIASRSVSSPLNIHGDHSDSLASRDSGWLQFFCETVQEGYDTLIQCVKIAERASLPAICAVDGFILSHCMERIETFEDQPVREFIGAYKPNWNLLDYKKPILVGPATMQDYFFEFKRSQIEGMNKALPIVQEVQAEFRQKFGRGYGVVEEYRTDDADAVVLLMGSACGTMREAVDTMRNQGKKVGMVKLRLFRPLPHQVLRETLAKFKTVAIMDRADTVNSWGGALFTEIGSALYDLPQRPKLLSYVYGLGGKEFSLGDAATVLEQAHAGKKEDLVTYIGVR
- a CDS encoding pyruvate ferredoxin oxidoreductase (catalyzes the formation of acetyl-CoA from pyruvate and coenzyme A), encoding MARLKDLCQNPELFSSGHRACAGCGEALAVRQILLAAPQPVVGIMPTGCTEIFSSIYPHAAWQIPMIHTAFETAASTASGVVAAYNFHKKMGNIKEDVKFIAFGGDGGTYDIGFQAISGAFERRHKFLYVCTDNEGYMNTGIQRSSATPYGAHTTTSPAGAVIPGKTMPRKDIMEIMIAHNAAYAAQTTIAHWNDLVTKVGKALAADGPSFLNVLVPCPLGWQHAGNLTVEMARLAADTGFWPIYEWENGRYKINYQPKEKKPVEEFMKPQGRFSHLFKDEAGKAVIAEAQRQIDAQWALLRKRQEAFGAS